The genomic stretch TTCGACGAATACCTTAATAAAGCCTGTACATCAGGCAATGATAAGAGGAAACGAGATTTGATAGTCTGGGACTCCCAGCCTGGTGCGAGAGATGCCCACCCACCAAGAGCCGCTGAGCACTTGATGCCACTCATAGTGATTGCTGGGGCTGGTGGAGAAGGGCCAGGAGAGAGGATCTTTAACTGGGATATGAGTGGTACTTTCAGATTGAGCGGGTTTATATGGAAAGGAGAATGATGTCACATAGGtacagattaataattaatgatgtatatactgataaaaaataaaatattcaatttaataattatataatgcatGAAACGTCACAATTTTTAAGAACAATTATCGTTTTAACTTCataactaaatattcattactttatataatgaCTTTGCACAACAAGTAttgaataatacttaaaaacacACTCAGTGCAATATCATGGAACAATcaggaaaatattaaatatgtaatctaATACATGATACCTAAATGAAGTAAAAGTGAAACTTTATTGTCTCACTCGAAACATTCAAACTTCATTGCATTCAATTAATTTTCACCTGAATGTGTTAATGTACATGCATTTCATTGCTTTTTCtctataaaaacttatatacttttttatgttttattaaataaatttgttattataaaaggaTTATACAATGGGTTTAGCTGGTTTATTTAGCATTTGatggttatttaattattaataataaatatatctttatttataatttctccattattaaaattaatgatttgagcattttaatttgttaccgAAAAAGTTTCACTTTTTTTTCCACCAGTTTCCTCGATGTAGTccatcatttattaaatatcagaaACAATGTAAATTAAGccttattatattgatatattgatcagatataatatttataatctgacATCTTTTCTTAGTTGATGGCCTTTGGTCAAAAACGCGCAGCTGTCCGTTTTAACAAAATCGTACCCACAGATTGCAGTAAAGATATTATGCATAGAAaagtaactataaaataaaagtaactattatatattacttatgtgAAGCTTTTTGATTAAAGAAGCGTTAAATACAAACTCCTCAAATTTTCGTGATCCATTATGACCTTGAAAATTAAATGACAGCGCgccaaaaaaaaattgcctatgttatgtttttgttttaatacacacagaataaataaaataaagaacaattctttttttttctaggaCTGTATAAAATGGGACCACTAGAATATAGTTGATTATTAAAGCAATTACAactttttatctgtatttgcgctttatattgttgtgtatttttaagaataaaataattattgttattttttttattttatatttatttttattttttttattttattattatttttattttattatttttaactttaaataaagataCTATGATTATTCCAAATAATTTGCttcttcacaaaaaaaaatacgtatctCTCAAATTGtagattttgaatattttagcaTAAGAAATGTGGGATAATTTTCATTGCCCTGGCATCCCTATACGCACGCAGTGTCACGAACAAATGAATCTTTATCAtgacatagaataaaacaatgtcgcttaaaCCTGTTTGTCCCTATGCTTTATTAGATCTCTacaaattttgatgcggttttttttaaatacatatggtgattcgagaggaatgtttttgtatataatacatggacaatatagttaagaaagaTAATTGTAGAATTATAgattagaatatttagtatcagtattgcacccgtgcgaagccgggccgagTCGCTAGTCGCTGGTTAATTATCACTATATTACCTTGTTCCATGCCTCTAATACTAGTACCCTACACTCAAACGCAAGATGGCGGTTGGGAATTCTAAATTCTTAGTTTCTGTATCGAAACTTTAttggaattaaataaatgataatctaTAGTGAACTAGTCATGGCACCAGCAGGATATCCGGCTGAACATTATTCAGAAATCTGCTATATCCGGATGCATTATAATTACCTTCATTTTTCCGCAGTCAAACTACATATGTTAGACAACATATGATTAACAAAAGGAATTTCTGCAATGAttcacttaatttatttttgtattactaaTTGGCCGAGCTGGTGACTTAGTGCGCATTTGACTTTAACAAAATGGTTATTGTTACAGCTTAAGTTACTGCTTGTTAAATCAGCTGTTAGCCAGttgaagtcccgtcaaaatcggtctagtcgttccagagattaggcgGAACAATCAGATAGACACagtcaaaaattgaaaaataagatATTTGGGTATGTGTCATTAAATAAAGTAGAGTCAGGAATTATCTTATCATACTTAGTCGAGGTTTTTGCCCCAATGGAGGTTAAATATGCAAGGGGGATGAAACTCCATGTTAAGTAGGTGGCATTAATTACTTAACAATGTGTGATCTAGTTTATTGGGATAATATTTCTGTCAACTGtaccttaatatatttaaaaaatggtttacataaattattagacaaacaaaaattgaaatataaattaatattacaattaatacctactccaattttataatattgtcaaaGAAGCTTACTAAAATGCTAGAACCCAAATATGTTTTCATattgtaatgaatataataGTCAAATGATGAAAATCATTTTCATTCGATTGAggaaatatgatattaattcaTCCTATATGTTGTATTGAACCTACTTCTTGCGATTAAAGAAAGCACATTAATAAATAGGCGCCATATTTTATTCCAATTTCACCCCCTTGGTGATGAACATTCAGAAAACTATAGCagcaatattgaaaaaaaatgacgACCTATATAGCCTTCCTTAAAAGGCTTTATTTACACTGATTTCCATTTTTCTTACATAGATAataattcgaagtttcacccgcaccaccttgatgtccaagaaatgtctaagaaatcgcgctgttgtggctaatattcttaatattcatccacaacagcgcgatttcttagacattttctgcctcggacaaccactttgtggaaccagctttcgttGGCGatctttccgaaccgatacgacatgggaaccttcaagaaaagagcgtactccttccttaaaggccggcaacgcacctgcaagccccctggtgttgcagatcgGTGATCCATGGGCGTTGGTAGTCACAtcccatcaggtgagcctccggctcgtttgccacctatgtcataaaaaaaagacaatttcGAAATTTAGTACGTTCATCCCAATTTCACCCTTGGGTAAAATATTGACAGAATCTATAACAGTAATATTTTACTTGTGATAATAAGTCTAAATACCAATTCAAATTTTTGTAAcactataaagacaaatttctTATCGAATTTTCATCAATTTTCCGATTGCctgtttaaaatttcatcatattatcACTAGTTAAGGCTATATACCTATGTCAGAAAATTcattgtaaattgtaaaaatactcAGATTCGATTTATCTTGATTACCAATTTAAATATGCAATGGCGGATtcgacaataggctatttgactggtttttaaaatccattttatattatttagtagaggttaaggaacccagtaaaagttgtgtttttttatttctagtacataattgacgaaaaatatcatattaaaaattccatatttaaatagcgcgcgaaaacgcttcttggacaatatggcgctgcaatagggtcggtgacgtcacttgcctgtattttttttaacgtttgaaaaatgcatttttatttatggatttttgaattaattaagtattattttgaattttcgttactaaataaccaCTTTTAAACTCACAatttacactgattacaataattgacactttattttcgcaatgtcaaatagcctattatgatTCGTTCgacaggtaatttttttttggtgccatttttaattctttcaaATAATCTGCATAAACATTTCATAACGAACTATCTTCGCATAACTTaacgataaaattatttgtaatttcaaattaatattattttaaattctaatactTGATTccataaattagttttataattcgACGTAATTGGGCAAGGCTTTCTCGAaggtttatgtttttttttactactaaATAGAACAAGTTACTACTGAGTAGACGTTTACGTGTGGGCACATCGTGAAATGCCAAGGCAAAGCCAGGTTTAAAGTCTTGGACCTCCCTAATTACTATCGCTTGTAGAGGCCACAGGAAAAACTGCAAAACAAAACTGAGTTAACTATTTCGTGTGTAACATTCCTTATTATCGAGGAGTGCATTTCGgttgccatttttttttaaattgtaatgataatatGTATATCGTAGCGAATGTGTAAGCATATTTAAGTTGATTTTCTATCACAATAGTTAATCGTTACGACATTGGTGGTGCGAACAAAATGGCGGTTATAGCACCCGCGATATATGTCAATCATGGACGCGGTCCCATGTCTCTATTGGGTGAAGAGGACCACCTAAgactaacaatattttttcgcGACGAACTCAAAAGACTCGTGAACTGGAGGAGCGTGAATGCTATCATCTTGGTCACAGCACACTGGGAGGAAGAAATAGTGTCAATATCCTCAGCGAAACATCACGACTTATACTTTGACTACTACGATCACCCCTCAGAAACCTACCAATACAGGTACGATGCTCCAGGAGATCCCGAACTAGCCAAACGCATCCAAGCATCACTGCAAAATGCTGGCATTGATTCTAGATTAGATCCGAAAAGAGGTTGGGACCATGGAGTATTTGTGCCAATGATGCTTATTAATCCAAGTGCTGATATACCAATCATTCAAGTATCAGTTCTATCCAATCAGGATCCCGAGCAACACTATGCACTTGGACAAGTTCTATACCAGTTTCGTAAAGAAGGTATAGCAATAATAGGATCTGGTATGTCGTATCATAATATGAATGAAATCAAATTCAGACGCGATACTGGAAAAGTCGTTAACGCTGAATTTGACGAATACCTCAATAAAGCCTGTACATCAGGCAATGATAAAAGGAAACAAGATTTGATAGTTTGGGACTCCCAGCCTGGTGCGAGAGATGCCCACCCACCAAGAGCCGCTGAGCACTTGATGCCACTCATAGTGATTGCTGGAGCTGGTGGAGAAGGGCCAGGAGAGAGGATCTTTAACTGGGATATGAGTGGTACTTTCAGATTGAGCGGGTTTATATGGAAAGGAGAATGATGTTGTAAAAggctcaaattaattattaagataaataaattaaacgtaatatgataaaataaaattttaatttacttttcacGTTTTTGAAAAAATTTTTGTATCTTCGCATAaactaatttatacaaattaaaaaaaaaaatcttcgctcataaaaatattgataacaatTATGAGATTATCTCTctctataattaaattcaatgaatATGCAATAAACGCGaaaacagattatataatatcaaaaaacaatgGCGGGAACCGCGACGCAAAATGACAgcttggttatttttttttaatttgaatagaaCTGTGTTTGATAAGacacattaaaattttgaatatttaattgatctttttttcttgaattaataatcttattatataaaagtttatttgagACAGGTACTGAATGTTATGTTTTA from Vanessa cardui chromosome 28, ilVanCard2.1, whole genome shotgun sequence encodes the following:
- the LOC124541617 gene encoding dioxygenase tasH-like yields the protein MAVIAPAIYVNHGRGPMSLLGEEDHLRLTIFFRDELKRLVNWRSVNAIILVTAHWEEEIVSISSAKHHDLYFDYYDHPSETYQYRYDAPGDPELAKRIQASLQNAGIDSRLDPKRGWDHGVFVPMMLINPSADIPIIQVSVLSNQDPEQHYALGQVLYQFRKEGIAIIGSGMSYHNMNEIKFRRDTGKVVNAEFDEYLNKACTSGNDKRKQDLIVWDSQPGARDAHPPRAAEHLMPLIVIAGAGGEGPGERIFNWDMSGTFRLSGFIWKGE